In Lacibacter sp. H375, one DNA window encodes the following:
- a CDS encoding DUF2452 domain-containing protein produces MVQAYNFLASWQLFPEKCSYEFGETPKSGNCKIESVKNGTALSMSINWVTHLNEAFYTSYNFVPDATTHPFENTEVAQQIRSDIPNSSTLVVELITNGQIKFTATHEIMPNGFLRITQKGFTPEYKRYTNVEVYHKQMSVLPYASSIGGVAIRPTKEGVIRHQALTAMEEQTNMQLDQIKQQIELLARQAQEIIKRKELSLMIYDAKLNFRPVIGQVYHLYQKNDDSYLLSMVSPKEWGGTGPFKQFVASAKLLADHTWMEVS; encoded by the coding sequence ATGGTTCAGGCATATAATTTTTTAGCATCGTGGCAGTTGTTCCCGGAAAAATGCAGTTACGAATTTGGCGAAACACCCAAGAGCGGCAACTGTAAAATTGAATCGGTGAAAAACGGAACGGCACTTTCCATGAGCATCAACTGGGTTACTCATCTTAACGAAGCATTTTATACTTCCTATAATTTTGTGCCCGATGCAACAACACATCCATTTGAGAATACAGAAGTGGCACAACAGATCCGTTCAGACATTCCCAACTCATCAACATTGGTTGTAGAGCTCATCACGAACGGACAAATAAAGTTCACCGCTACGCATGAAATAATGCCCAATGGTTTTTTACGCATCACACAAAAAGGCTTTACACCAGAGTATAAACGATATACCAATGTAGAAGTGTATCACAAGCAAATGAGTGTGTTACCTTATGCATCAAGCATTGGAGGTGTGGCTATCCGCCCAACAAAAGAAGGTGTTATCCGTCACCAGGCATTGACGGCCATGGAAGAGCAAACCAATATGCAGCTCGACCAAATCAAACAACAAATTGAATTATTAGCAAGACAGGCGCAGGAAATTATAAAGCGCAAAGAATTATCGTTGATGATCTATGATGCAAAACTGAACTTTCGCCCGGTGATTGGGCAGGTGTATCATTTATACCAGAAAAATGATGATAGTTATTTATTGTCGATGGTGAGTCCGAAGGAGTGGGGAGGTACGGGGCCGTTTAAACAATTTGTTGCTTCAGCAAAGTTGTTGGCTGACCATACGTGGATGGAAGTGAGTTGA
- a CDS encoding UDP-glucose--hexose-1-phosphate uridylyltransferase has protein sequence MFDSKEHSHTRLNILTGDWILVSPHRMKRPWQGKVETVPADNRPAYDPNCYLCPGNKRSDGSMNPSYADAYVFTNDFSALLPETPDGGESDQGLLISKSETGICKVICFSPDHSLTLPVMQEDAIVKVIHLWKQEFKELSEYKHVRYIQIFENKGEIMGCSNPHPHGQIWASSSLPLELTKETTQQKKYYAQHGRSLLSAYLDLELQKKERIVVENEHFVALVPYWAVWPYETMIISKRHVQTILQFTPEEEKAFASILKLLTTKYDNLFNISFPYSGGMHQAPVNDGEDHAEWHWHMHFYPPLLRSATVKKFMVGYEMLANPQRDITPEAAAATLQQLPASHYSLR, from the coding sequence ATGTTTGACAGTAAAGAACATTCGCACACACGTTTAAATATTCTTACAGGCGATTGGATACTTGTTTCACCACATCGTATGAAACGTCCGTGGCAAGGTAAAGTTGAAACAGTGCCCGCAGATAACAGACCTGCTTACGATCCCAACTGTTATCTCTGTCCGGGTAATAAACGTTCAGATGGAAGTATGAATCCTTCTTATGCAGATGCATATGTTTTTACCAATGATTTTTCTGCATTATTACCTGAAACACCGGACGGAGGAGAAAGCGACCAAGGTCTGCTCATCAGTAAAAGTGAAACCGGTATTTGTAAGGTCATATGTTTTTCGCCTGATCATAGTCTTACCCTTCCTGTTATGCAGGAAGATGCAATTGTAAAAGTGATCCATTTATGGAAACAGGAGTTCAAAGAACTTTCGGAATATAAGCATGTCAGGTATATCCAGATATTTGAGAACAAAGGTGAGATCATGGGTTGCAGTAATCCACATCCGCATGGACAGATATGGGCTTCTTCTTCCTTACCATTGGAATTAACGAAAGAAACCACGCAACAAAAAAAGTATTATGCACAACACGGAAGAAGTTTGTTGAGTGCTTATCTCGATCTTGAGTTGCAAAAAAAAGAGCGCATTGTTGTAGAGAACGAACATTTTGTAGCGCTGGTTCCATATTGGGCAGTGTGGCCGTATGAAACAATGATCATAAGCAAACGGCATGTGCAAACCATTTTACAATTCACGCCTGAAGAAGAAAAAGCATTTGCTTCTATTCTAAAACTGCTTACGACCAAGTATGATAACCTGTTCAACATCTCTTTCCCCTATAGCGGAGGTATGCATCAGGCTCCTGTAAACGATGGAGAAGATCATGCTGAGTGGCATTGGCACATGCATTTTTATCCGCCATTATTACGAAGTGCAACCGTAAAAAAATTCATGGTTGGCTATGAAATGCTGGCGAATCCGCAACGGGATATAACTCCTGAAGCTGCTGCCGCAACATTGCAGCAGTTACCTGCCTCTCATTACTCGCTTCGATAA
- a CDS encoding catalase yields the protein MATKKSKPVVFKKNEENSKAVNLAPHTEESINETMTTDQGVKINDDQNSLKAGNRGSSLLEDFILREKITHFDHERIPERVVHARGSGAHGVFKVYKSMNRLTKAGFLNDPSVETPVFVRFSTVVGSRGSTDLARDARGFAVKFYTQEGNFDLVGNNMPVFFIQDAMKFPDLVHAVKPEPHNEMPQAAAAHDTFWDFISLMPESTHMIMWAMSDRAIPRSYRMMEGFGVHTFRFINKAGESNFVKFHWKPILGVHAVTWDEAQKISGKDPDFHRRDLWRAIESGAFPEWELGIQVVPEADEHKFEFDLLDPTKLIPEELVPVQRIGKMTLNRNPDNFFAETEQAAFHVGNIVPGIDFTNDPLLQGRLFSYTDTQLIRLGGPNFHEIPINRPVVTVHNNQRDGFMRQQINKGKTSYHPNSLGGGCPFQATMAEGGFTSHAEKIDAQKVRERSPSFLDHFSQAKLFFNSQSDVEKDHIVNALSFELGKCETEAIRVRMLGILSQVEKSLASQVAYNLGLHVPKTPEYPMNHSIPADGDVAKLQPVKVKSSLQKSEALSMANTVKDNIRTRMIAILAADGVDEKSLSAMQKALQAEGATTEIIAPKLGMLTGDKGTEIPVKQSLFTTASVFYDAVYIPGGISTATLAAEPDAIHFLNEAYKHCKAIAADTSALQLFEATYFHKKLPDDNSKETALTEGIVIHDNIKELSSRFISAVAKHRFWDREKPKKVPA from the coding sequence ATGGCAACAAAAAAATCAAAACCAGTTGTTTTCAAAAAAAATGAAGAGAATAGTAAAGCAGTGAATTTGGCGCCGCATACAGAGGAAAGTATAAATGAAACGATGACCACCGACCAGGGAGTAAAAATAAATGACGATCAGAATTCGCTGAAAGCCGGAAATAGAGGTTCTTCTTTGCTGGAAGATTTTATACTCCGTGAAAAGATCACACACTTTGATCATGAACGCATACCTGAACGTGTGGTACATGCACGTGGCTCAGGTGCACATGGTGTGTTCAAAGTTTACAAATCGATGAATAGGTTAACCAAAGCCGGTTTTTTAAATGATCCATCTGTTGAAACGCCAGTATTTGTTCGTTTCTCCACTGTGGTAGGTTCAAGGGGTTCAACTGATCTTGCAAGGGATGCGAGAGGGTTTGCTGTAAAATTTTATACACAGGAAGGGAATTTTGATTTGGTGGGTAATAACATGCCGGTTTTTTTTATACAGGATGCAATGAAGTTTCCTGATCTGGTACATGCAGTAAAACCCGAACCGCATAACGAAATGCCACAGGCTGCTGCAGCACATGATACTTTTTGGGATTTTATTTCACTCATGCCTGAATCAACTCATATGATCATGTGGGCCATGAGTGACAGAGCTATTCCAAGAAGTTATCGGATGATGGAAGGGTTTGGTGTACATACATTCCGCTTTATTAATAAAGCAGGAGAATCCAATTTTGTAAAATTTCACTGGAAACCGATATTAGGTGTTCATGCAGTAACATGGGATGAAGCACAAAAAATTTCAGGAAAAGATCCGGACTTTCATCGCAGAGATCTTTGGCGGGCTATTGAGAGCGGTGCTTTTCCCGAATGGGAATTAGGCATACAGGTTGTGCCAGAAGCGGACGAGCATAAGTTTGAGTTTGATTTGTTAGATCCTACCAAGCTTATACCTGAAGAACTGGTGCCGGTGCAGAGAATTGGGAAAATGACACTCAATAGAAATCCGGATAATTTTTTCGCAGAAACAGAACAGGCTGCATTCCATGTAGGCAACATTGTTCCCGGTATAGATTTCACCAACGATCCACTTTTACAAGGCCGTTTATTTTCTTACACTGATACGCAGCTCATTCGTTTAGGTGGACCTAACTTTCATGAAATACCTATCAACAGACCTGTGGTAACGGTTCATAACAATCAACGTGATGGTTTTATGCGTCAACAAATCAATAAAGGAAAAACAAGTTATCATCCTAATTCGTTAGGTGGTGGTTGTCCCTTTCAGGCGACGATGGCTGAAGGTGGATTTACTTCGCATGCGGAAAAAATTGATGCGCAAAAAGTGAGGGAAAGAAGTCCGAGTTTTCTTGATCATTTCAGTCAGGCAAAATTATTCTTTAACAGCCAGTCAGATGTTGAGAAAGATCATATTGTTAATGCACTCTCATTTGAATTGGGTAAATGTGAAACGGAAGCCATTCGTGTGCGTATGCTGGGCATATTATCACAGGTAGAAAAAAGCCTGGCATCGCAGGTTGCTTACAATCTTGGCTTGCATGTTCCAAAAACACCTGAGTATCCCATGAATCATAGTATTCCTGCAGATGGCGATGTTGCAAAGTTACAGCCAGTGAAGGTTAAAAGCAGTTTACAAAAGTCGGAGGCGTTAAGCATGGCGAATACCGTAAAAGATAATATACGCACAAGAATGATAGCCATACTTGCTGCTGATGGTGTAGATGAAAAATCGTTAAGTGCGATGCAGAAAGCGTTGCAGGCAGAAGGAGCTACAACGGAAATCATTGCACCGAAATTGGGAATGCTGACAGGCGACAAAGGCACTGAAATACCAGTGAAACAAAGTCTGTTTACAACTGCATCAGTATTTTATGATGCAGTATATATACCGGGCGGAATAAGCACTGCTACTTTGGCCGCAGAACCCGATGCTATTCATTTTTTAAATGAAGCTTATAAGCATTGCAAAGCAATAGCTGCTGACACATCCGCACTGCAGCTATTTGAAGCAACCTATTTTCATAAGAAATTGCCGGACGATAATAGCAAGGAAACTGCATTGACCGAAGGAATAGTAATTCATGATAACATTAAAGAACTTTCATCAAGATTCATCTCTGCTGTTGCCAAACATCGTTTTTGGGATAGAGAAAAGCCAAAAAAGGTTCCCGCATAA
- a CDS encoding NUDIX hydrolase: MSRYPDQARVFLAVDCIVFGFDGKQLKILLVQRALEPEMGSWSLMGGFVFANENVEQAAARVLHTRTGLSNVYLEELSTFSEPGRDPVERTVSVAFFALIDINKYKKQITDDFHAEWFDINKHPKLIFDHKQMVEKAKARLRYKSAFHPILFELLPAKFTLPQLKSLYEEVYDIEMDNRNFSRKILSMNLLEKLNEKDKDNSKRGAWYYKMNRKNYKANFHAVATIIPNPDIYYS; encoded by the coding sequence ATGAGCCGTTATCCTGACCAAGCCAGGGTTTTCTTAGCTGTCGATTGTATCGTTTTTGGTTTTGATGGAAAGCAATTAAAGATTCTCCTCGTTCAACGGGCATTGGAACCCGAAATGGGCAGTTGGAGTTTAATGGGAGGTTTTGTATTCGCTAACGAAAACGTTGAACAGGCAGCAGCACGTGTACTGCACACCCGTACGGGTTTATCAAATGTTTACCTGGAAGAATTATCAACCTTCAGTGAGCCAGGCCGTGACCCGGTTGAACGTACGGTTTCAGTCGCCTTCTTTGCATTGATCGACATCAACAAGTATAAAAAACAAATTACCGACGATTTCCATGCCGAATGGTTTGATATCAATAAACATCCAAAACTCATTTTCGACCATAAACAAATGGTGGAGAAAGCAAAAGCCCGGTTACGTTATAAATCTGCCTTCCACCCCATCCTCTTTGAATTACTGCCAGCAAAATTTACTTTACCTCAATTGAAAAGCCTTTATGAAGAAGTGTATGACATTGAAATGGACAACCGCAACTTCAGCAGGAAAATCTTATCGATGAACCTGCTGGAAAAGCTCAATGAAAAAGATAAAGACAATTCAAAAAGAGGTGCCTGGTATTATAAAATGAACAGGAAGAACTACAAAGCAAATTTTCATGCTGTTGCAACCATTATTCCCAATCCGGATATTTATTATTCGTAA
- the galK gene encoding galactokinase yields MKENLKAEFLQRYESEPAVIVRSPGRVNIIGEHTDYNEGFVLPAAIDKAAYVALSLRNDDEIHLTALDLNETFSTTVAELKPVGDISWPNYILGSAAQFIKRGLKLPGFNAILSSDVPIGAGLSSSAAVECATVYALNELLQTNIDRVAMVEMAQKAEHEYAGVMCGIMDQFASMMGKKDHVIKLDCRSLAYEYVPFKLDGIKILLLNTNVKHSLASSEYNTRRNECNQAVDWIKVHHPQATSLRHATIAMLNEHVLPKDKTIDDRSRFVVEEIDRLLTGCADLQQGDIAALGKKMFATHDGLSKMYEVSCKELDFLVDFVRDRSEVIGARMMGGGFGGCTINLVKESAIEELIKAIKPAYESEMGLQLDYYIASIENGTEII; encoded by the coding sequence ATGAAAGAAAATTTAAAAGCTGAATTTTTGCAGCGTTACGAAAGCGAACCTGCTGTTATTGTTCGATCTCCCGGTCGTGTAAATATAATCGGTGAGCACACCGATTATAACGAAGGCTTTGTATTGCCTGCGGCAATTGATAAAGCTGCTTATGTTGCTTTATCTCTTCGCAATGATGATGAAATTCATTTAACTGCTTTAGATCTGAATGAAACATTTTCTACAACTGTTGCTGAGTTAAAGCCTGTTGGCGATATTAGCTGGCCTAATTATATTCTTGGTTCAGCAGCACAATTCATAAAGCGTGGACTTAAGTTACCGGGATTCAATGCGATACTTTCCAGTGACGTACCCATTGGCGCTGGTTTATCTTCATCTGCAGCAGTTGAATGTGCAACGGTATATGCATTGAACGAATTATTGCAAACAAATATTGATCGTGTTGCAATGGTGGAGATGGCGCAAAAAGCTGAGCATGAATATGCGGGTGTAATGTGTGGCATCATGGATCAGTTTGCTTCAATGATGGGGAAGAAAGATCATGTGATCAAACTTGATTGCCGTTCACTTGCTTACGAATATGTTCCTTTTAAGCTTGATGGAATAAAGATATTATTGCTGAATACGAACGTAAAACATTCTCTTGCTTCATCTGAATATAACACAAGACGTAATGAATGTAATCAGGCTGTTGATTGGATTAAAGTGCATCATCCTCAAGCAACATCGCTCAGGCATGCAACCATTGCAATGTTAAACGAGCATGTGTTGCCAAAAGATAAAACGATCGATGACCGCAGCCGTTTTGTTGTGGAAGAGATCGATCGATTGCTTACCGGTTGTGCTGATCTTCAACAAGGAGATATTGCGGCACTCGGTAAAAAAATGTTTGCAACACATGATGGTCTCAGCAAAATGTATGAAGTGAGTTGTAAAGAGCTCGACTTCCTGGTTGATTTTGTTCGTGATCGTTCCGAAGTGATTGGTGCACGTATGATGGGCGGTGGTTTTGGTGGTTGCACAATTAACCTGGTAAAAGAATCGGCTATTGAAGAATTGATCAAGGCAATTAAACCGGCCTACGAATCTGAAATGGGTTTACAACTCGATTATTACATCGCTTCCATTGAAAATGGAACAGAAATTATATAA
- a CDS encoding UbiD family decarboxylase, which yields MAYSSLEECLIDLEKNGHLVRIKEEVDPHLEMAAIHLRVYEAKGPALLFENVKGSKYRAASNIFGTLDRSKFIFRDTLQLVQKLIELKGDPMKALKSPIQNLSTGLAALKALPKKQSSFSFDKIKVSDLPLIKHWPMDGGAFVTLPQVYTEDADKPGIMKSNLGMYRIQLSGNDYELNKEIGLHYQLHRGIGIHQTKANAKGQPLKVSCFVGGPPSHTLSAVMPLPEGISEMTFAGVLGSRRFRYAYDALGNAISTDADFVITGEVDPLHNKPEGPFGDHLGYYSLTHPFPVMKVNNVYAKKNAIWAFTVVGRPPQEDTSFGELIHELTGNAIPQEVPGLKEVHAVDAAGVHPLLLAIGSERYTPYTPTKQPAELLTIANHVLGTGQLSLAKFLFITADDSNQLHTHNVQPYLEYIFERIDLTRDLHFHTNTTIDTLDYSGTGLNSGSKLVLAAYGDKKRDLCREVPAALKELQQFENPQLCMPGVVALQTKKFTTYKEAQQELDLLNHQLAAMNHELNSVAQIIVCDESNFVAANLRNYLWVTYTRCNPSHDVYGIASFVEYKHWGCKGPVVFDARLKPHHAPPVEKDAAIEKQIDRLFAKGGSLEGIG from the coding sequence ATGGCATACAGCTCACTAGAAGAATGCTTGATCGATCTTGAAAAGAATGGTCATCTTGTACGCATAAAAGAAGAAGTTGATCCGCACCTTGAAATGGCGGCTATCCATCTGCGTGTGTATGAAGCCAAAGGCCCTGCCCTTTTGTTTGAAAACGTGAAAGGATCGAAATACCGGGCCGCTTCAAATATTTTTGGCACACTCGATCGCAGCAAATTCATTTTCCGTGATACACTGCAATTGGTACAAAAGCTGATTGAACTGAAAGGCGATCCTATGAAAGCTTTGAAGAGCCCCATTCAAAACCTCAGTACAGGGTTAGCAGCACTGAAAGCATTACCCAAAAAACAATCTTCGTTTTCGTTTGATAAAATAAAGGTGAGCGATCTTCCGCTTATTAAACACTGGCCGATGGATGGCGGCGCCTTTGTAACATTACCACAGGTATATACAGAAGATGCAGATAAACCCGGCATCATGAAATCGAACCTCGGCATGTATCGCATTCAACTTAGTGGGAACGATTATGAGTTGAATAAGGAGATCGGTTTGCATTATCAATTGCATCGTGGTATTGGTATTCATCAAACAAAAGCAAATGCGAAAGGACAACCTTTGAAAGTAAGTTGCTTTGTTGGCGGACCACCATCGCATACGTTGAGTGCGGTGATGCCTTTGCCTGAAGGCATCAGTGAAATGACATTCGCCGGTGTATTGGGTAGCAGACGTTTTCGTTATGCATACGATGCATTGGGAAACGCTATCAGTACTGATGCTGATTTCGTCATAACAGGTGAAGTTGATCCATTGCACAATAAACCCGAAGGACCATTTGGTGATCACTTAGGTTATTACAGTTTAACACATCCTTTCCCGGTAATGAAGGTGAACAATGTGTATGCAAAGAAGAATGCTATCTGGGCTTTTACTGTTGTTGGTCGTCCACCACAGGAAGATACCAGCTTTGGCGAACTGATACACGAACTAACGGGCAACGCTATTCCACAGGAAGTACCGGGCTTGAAAGAAGTACATGCGGTTGATGCTGCCGGCGTGCATCCCTTATTACTTGCAATAGGTAGCGAACGTTACACACCTTACACTCCCACCAAACAACCGGCGGAATTATTGACCATCGCCAATCATGTATTGGGCACAGGGCAACTGAGTCTTGCGAAATTTTTATTTATCACAGCCGATGACAGCAATCAACTGCACACACACAATGTGCAGCCTTATTTAGAATATATTTTTGAACGCATTGATCTTACAAGAGATCTCCACTTTCACACCAACACTACCATTGATACATTAGATTATTCAGGTACCGGTTTAAACAGTGGCAGCAAATTAGTTTTAGCAGCATATGGTGATAAGAAAAGAGATTTGTGCAGAGAAGTCCCCGCTGCATTGAAAGAATTACAACAGTTCGAAAATCCGCAACTCTGCATGCCTGGTGTTGTTGCTTTGCAAACAAAGAAGTTTACAACCTACAAAGAAGCGCAACAAGAGTTAGATTTATTAAACCATCAACTAGCAGCCATGAACCATGAACTGAATTCCGTAGCTCAAATCATTGTTTGTGATGAAAGTAATTTTGTTGCTGCCAATCTCCGCAATTACTTGTGGGTTACATATACCAGATGCAATCCCAGTCATGATGTGTATGGCATTGCTTCTTTTGTTGAGTATAAGCATTGGGGCTGCAAAGGACCTGTTGTGTTTGATGCAAGATTGAAGCCACACCATGCGCCACCTGTTGAGAAAGATGCAGCTATAGAAAAACAGATAGATCGTCTGTTTGCGAAAGGTGGAAGTTTGGAAGGGATTGGATAA
- a CDS encoding DUF1328 domain-containing protein: MLRWTVIFLIIAIVAAVLGFTGIASGAAAAAKIVFYIFIVIFLISLIFGRTKGRV, from the coding sequence ATGTTACGATGGACAGTGATATTTTTGATCATCGCAATAGTGGCAGCTGTTTTAGGATTTACAGGAATAGCTTCAGGAGCAGCTGCGGCAGCGAAGATCGTATTCTACATCTTTATTGTAATCTTCCTCATTTCTCTCATTTTCGGCAGAACTAAAGGAAGGGTTTAA
- a CDS encoding PA2169 family four-helix-bundle protein, whose product MEQTETMKQNREALADLVEINNDRIEGYHKAEDFLEEDKDEDLRNLFKDMAAQSQQFKNELQQYLDEPEEGTTGRGKIYRAWMGVKATFSTNDRKAALESCEFGEDAALRAYSTALQDHELSADVRAVLEKQMRSLTDSHDKIRALRDVERR is encoded by the coding sequence ATGGAACAAACAGAAACAATGAAACAAAATCGTGAAGCTCTTGCTGATCTGGTAGAGATCAACAACGACCGTATTGAGGGTTACCATAAAGCCGAAGATTTTCTTGAAGAAGATAAAGATGAAGATCTCCGCAACCTGTTCAAAGATATGGCTGCACAAAGCCAGCAATTCAAAAATGAATTGCAGCAATATCTGGATGAACCGGAAGAAGGAACGACGGGAAGAGGTAAGATCTATCGTGCCTGGATGGGTGTAAAAGCAACATTCAGCACCAACGACAGAAAAGCTGCTTTGGAATCCTGTGAGTTTGGAGAAGATGCTGCTTTAAGAGCTTACAGCACAGCGTTGCAGGATCATGAACTCAGTGCCGATGTTCGAGCGGTACTTGAAAAACAAATGCGTTCACTTACTGATTCGCATGATAAGATCAGAGCATTGCGTGATGTTGAGCGTCGCTGA
- a CDS encoding helix-turn-helix transcriptional regulator: protein MKNNIKVERAIKNMTQEELANKVSVSRQTINAMEANKYVPSTVLALKIAKVFSKSVEEIFFLEKGD from the coding sequence ATGAAAAATAATATTAAGGTTGAAAGAGCTATCAAAAACATGACGCAAGAGGAGCTGGCAAATAAAGTATCAGTTAGCCGGCAGACGATTAATGCGATGGAGGCAAACAAATACGTGCCTTCTACTGTGTTGGCCTTAAAAATTGCAAAGGTTTTTTCCAAGTCTGTTGAAGAGATATTTTTCCTTGAGAAAGGGGATTAG
- a CDS encoding YtxH domain-containing protein: MTKGSKIIISVAGALAAGLIINYLLHTEKGSEIGQQLKKAAGDLLDKGKELLVKSKEESEANLKEATV, encoded by the coding sequence ATGACAAAAGGATCAAAGATCATTATCAGCGTAGCCGGTGCATTGGCAGCTGGTTTAATCATCAATTATCTGCTGCATACTGAAAAGGGCTCAGAGATTGGGCAACAGTTGAAAAAAGCAGCAGGCGACTTGCTTGACAAAGGGAAGGAATTGCTGGTTAAATCAAAAGAAGAGTCAGAAGCAAATTTAAAAGAAGCTACTGTTTAA
- the nagB gene encoding glucosamine-6-phosphate deaminase codes for MARKTASMDLLDSFEKIPTKIFTDAKEGSAYAATQIAELIREKQSKNEKCVLGLATGSTPKSLYAELVRMHKEEGLSFKNVIAFNLDEYYPIEPDAIQSYHRFMKQQLFDKVDIDQNNCHIPDGTTEKENIKQHCSAYEQKIADAGGVDLQVLGIGVNGHIGFNEPGSSVYTKTRLTTLTNSTRLANSYEFANISEVPRLAITMGIGTILKAKKIILMAWGPTKAPVIQQSVEGDDTEHVPASLLQNHDDVTFVIDEMAAAELTRYKSPWLTGECEWTDKMIKRAVVNMALKLNKPVLSLTNTDYNEYGLSDLLVEKGDAYEINLQVYYLLRDSITGWPGGKPNAVIPNHPERSTPYPKKVILFSPHPDDDIISMGGTFQRLHDQGHEVHVAYQTSGNIAVTDEFVTRFLDFAVGFEQMFGIDADKSKKILSEARGYLEKKKSNEVDTKAIREIKGLIRRCEAAATCRYVGLKEGQWHFQNLPFYETGTVEKNPMGEEDVRLTMELFRKIKPQQVYCAGDFADPHGTHLVCFNVVLESLRRIKADGDDWIKDCWLWLYKGAWQEWNIEEIEMAIPMSPEQVMKKRFGIFIHQSQKDMVPFQGSDSREFWQRAEERNAATADLYGKLGLTQYAAMEAFVRWHY; via the coding sequence ATGGCCAGAAAGACTGCTTCCATGGATCTTCTAGACAGTTTTGAGAAAATTCCCACCAAGATTTTTACTGATGCAAAGGAAGGATCGGCCTATGCTGCAACACAGATCGCTGAATTAATTCGTGAAAAGCAATCGAAGAATGAAAAATGTGTGCTTGGTCTTGCCACCGGTTCAACTCCAAAGTCATTATATGCGGAACTGGTGCGGATGCATAAAGAAGAAGGACTCAGCTTTAAGAATGTAATTGCGTTTAACCTCGATGAATATTATCCCATAGAACCTGATGCTATCCAGAGCTATCATCGATTTATGAAACAACAGTTGTTTGATAAGGTTGATATTGATCAGAACAACTGTCATATTCCTGATGGTACAACTGAAAAAGAGAACATCAAACAACATTGTTCTGCTTATGAACAAAAAATTGCAGATGCCGGTGGTGTTGATCTGCAGGTTTTAGGTATTGGTGTAAACGGCCACATTGGTTTTAACGAACCCGGCTCAAGTGTTTACACAAAAACCAGGTTAACTACACTCACCAACTCTACACGATTAGCAAACAGCTACGAGTTTGCCAATATCAGTGAAGTGCCACGTTTGGCAATAACGATGGGTATTGGTACAATTCTGAAAGCAAAGAAAATTATACTCATGGCATGGGGCCCAACAAAAGCCCCGGTTATTCAACAGTCTGTTGAAGGCGATGATACAGAACATGTGCCTGCTTCATTGTTGCAGAATCATGATGATGTAACATTTGTAATTGACGAGATGGCTGCGGCTGAGCTTACACGTTATAAAAGTCCATGGCTTACCGGTGAATGTGAGTGGACAGACAAAATGATCAAACGTGCCGTGGTGAACATGGCACTTAAACTCAACAAACCAGTCTTGAGTTTAACCAATACAGATTATAACGAATACGGCTTAAGTGATCTGCTGGTAGAGAAAGGTGATGCCTATGAAATTAACCTGCAGGTCTATTATTTATTGCGTGATAGTATTACAGGTTGGCCGGGCGGTAAACCCAATGCAGTGATCCCGAATCATCCTGAACGCAGTACTCCTTATCCAAAGAAAGTGATCTTGTTCTCACCACATCCAGATGACGATATTATATCAATGGGTGGAACCTTTCAGCGTTTACACGACCAGGGACATGAAGTGCATGTGGCTTATCAAACAAGCGGAAACATTGCTGTAACCGATGAGTTCGTTACACGCTTTCTCGATTTTGCAGTTGGGTTTGAACAGATGTTTGGTATTGATGCCGATAAATCCAAGAAGATATTAAGCGAAGCAAGAGGCTATCTTGAAAAGAAAAAATCGAATGAAGTTGATACAAAAGCGATACGTGAGATAAAAGGATTGATACGTCGTTGCGAAGCAGCAGCAACCTGTCGTTATGTTGGTTTGAAAGAAGGACAATGGCATTTTCAAAATCTGCCTTTCTATGAAACAGGAACGGTAGAGAAAAATCCGATGGGCGAAGAAGATGTACGACTCACAATGGAACTCTTCCGTAAAATAAAACCACAACAGGTGTATTGCGCCGGCGACTTTGCTGATCCGCATGGTACTCATCTTGTTTGTTTCAACGTGGTACTTGAATCGCTGAGACGAATTAAAGCAGATGGTGATGACTGGATCAAAGATTGCTGGTTGTGGTTATACAAAGGTGCATGGCAGGAGTGGAATATTGAAGAGATTGAAATGGCAATACCAATGAGTCCTGAACAGGTGATGAAGAAACGCTTTGGTATTTTTATTCATCAATCGCAAAAAGATATGGTACCGTTTCAGGGTAGCGATAGCCGTGAGTTCTGGCAACGTGCTGAAGAACGTAATGCAGCTACTGCTGATCTGTATGGAAAGCTTGGTTTAACACAGTATGCAGCTATGGAAGCATTTGTGCGATGGCATTATTAA